The sequence CCCCGATAAAGCCGTTTTTCGTTGGGATGACAGCCGTAGAAGGAAGTGTGTATGATGCCTCTGAAAAAGTGCCTGAAATGGTTGAATTGGTGAAGGGAGGGAAGTTGTTCATCTTTGGAGATAGTAAAACGTTGATAGTAAGTGCGAAGGGAGATGGGACGTTGTCTTTTTATGCAGGGTTTCAATCTGCGGCGGATTGGGAGATACAAGGTAGTGTGTTGGATTGGTTTAAGTCTGCGTTCAAAGGATGGGCGCCTATATATGAAAGTTTGATCGCGAATGTGTCAGGCGGAGTGATTCCAAGGCCGCAATATTGTATGCCATTGGATCAGGATTGGGAGGCGCAGGCTAATTTGACAATGTTGGGAGATGCGGCGCATTTGATGCCTCCTTATGCAGGGGAGGGGGTGAATATGGCGATGCTGGATGCGTTGGAGTTAAGTCGTTGTTTGACGGAAGGTGAGGATATGCTTGCGGCGATTGCAAAGTATGAGAGAGAGATGAGGGAGCGGGCATCGGCTACAGCAGCGATGACGTTGGAGCAGACGGAGGTGTTGCATGGGCCGGATGCGATGCAGCATATGTTGGGGTTAGTGTCATAAGAATGTTGGCGATATTAGTGTCATAAATTGATTTTTAGAAGAAGATTGGAGATTCGCTGACTGTAGTGTCCAAAATTGGTTCTAAAGATTAGGTTAGAAATGTGCATTCAATCGATCATAATTTTATCCGTTTCAATACAAGCCCCCAGAAGCTTTCGGGATTTTCGATAGCACTTGCTAGGAAGTGGCTTGACGGAGGCTAGAAGTTTCTTGACTGAGTTAAAAAGTGCAAATGATCGGTTTTATGTAACAATAAGCGACACCGAAAAATCAGAGGTGATCAACAATGCTTTCAGAGTATACCAGGGGATAATTGATGATTGGCAGGTTGATAATGATTTCGAAATCGTGTCATCTTTTTTAGAAAATACTGATTATAAAATAGTAGCTGAAAAATTAAACAAAAACAGATCACTTATGTGGAAACGTGAGAAGAGCTTGAGGTATAAAGAATACGTTTCCTTAAAACAAGTGATATATTATTTAGGTCATAATCATCATGTGTAAATTTAATTTTGTTAACAGCAGGTTTCGCAATTTCAGAAGTCATACTCGCATTTGCATTCGCAGCCATCGCCCAGATTTATTACAAGGAAATAAAAGGGTTTGAGTTCAAGTCTATACTTAAAGGCACTTTTGAAAGACTTTTTATCGCCATAGCCCTAATCCACGACCTTCTACATGCACTGACATTATTTAGTGCGCTGAAACTTGCCAACAGGTTAAAGCATAGTGAACCAGATTCAGCCCACAACAATAAGTTCAAAGACTACTATTTAATGGGAAATCTTGCTTCTGTAATTGTAGCAATATTCTATACCCATGCATTTAAAGAATTTGATGCGATCCCTTTATTTAATACGATCTGCCCTTAGCCACCATCACGCCAATCCCCGTCATCATCACCACGCCCGCACTAAATAACCAATACACCACTGTCGGCGTACCACTCCCCCAAAAGTAAGCCATCACACACTGTGTCATCAATATCACTTCATTCGCAATCACTCCCGTAATAAATATCATCAACCCTCCCTTATTCCCCTTCACCAACTTATTCAATATCAAAAAACCTAAAATCAAAAAGCTCACAAACCCTAACACCACCAAATGCAAATACCCTATCACCACCGGTCTGAATCCGTAGGCAAACCTGCCCAATGCTGTTACCAACGTCAACACCTGCAATACAATCTTAATAATAAACGCCAGTGAAGCCAATACCCACAGCGGATGTAAATTCTTTATCACCGGCACCGCCAGTATTAAAAACACCAATGCCGCTAACTGTATCATCCCTGCCGCTCCTGCGATTGTATATATCCACCCTGCCGGATGAGACCATAACATAGACAAACAATACGCCGGGATACAGGCAATCGCCATCAAAATAACAAACACCTTACTGAAATTAGGTGCCAGGTAAATGTGAAATCGAGGTGCCGCCCAAAAGAACAATGCCATCACCGCAAAGGTGAACCAACCATTGTATTGAAAATGCAGGTAGAAGTAAATAGCATTGTTATAATAGACCATATCCCCCTTGCCAAACGCCAGCATGAACGGCCCCGCGCTGGAAATTAATAAAAATGCAATCGCCAGCCGTAAACAAGACTTTACCAAAGGAGGAAAACTGATATCTGCAATATCATTCAAATATGCAATAGCAAACCAAAAACTAAACACCACCGACAATGCTGAAAACGCAATTGACACAGGTCCATATCCCTGTATCGTAAAACTGATCAGCATACCGAAACTGGCTACCTGGTTCAGCCAGAACTGGTAAGTATATGTTTTCCTATAAGGAATCAAATAAACAAAACAGGTAAATAATATCGTCGTCACCCATCCTGAAAAGGCGAAATGAGAATGTGCGTGCAAGAGGCATTTGTAATCCAGCACTGGCAGAGGAAAAGCGGCTTTATATCTTAGTATCACTCCAAGAATGGATACTATCAGTAAATTTACTAAGGACAAATATGCCCATTTCTTAATGGTTTCAGACATACACGTTTCCTTTATTAACGAATAGATCGCATTGCTGAAAAAATCACTTCATAGATACATCACTTACGCCTCACACATATACCTTCCCCTTATTCACCAGCAAATCTCCCTTCTTATACATCCCCCTGATCGTCCTTATCACCGTCTCCACCCTCAACCCTGTCATATCCGCAATCTGCTGCCTCGTCAACGTTACCCGTAACTTTCCCTGCAATAATTCCGGTACCGTATACCGCTTCAACACGCCTCTTATCAACACGGCCGGCTCACTACATGTCATCTCTCTTGATAAAATAGACTTCTGTCTCAACCGCATCGCCAGCAAAGTAGTAAATGCATAATGTATCTCCGGATTCTCTTTCAGCAACTGAATAAACGTGGGCTTCGGCAATCGTAAAATAACACTATCACTATCAGCTACAGCCGCTGCCGGATAACCCATACCCGTAAATAGCGGCGGCTCTCCAAACGAGTCTCCTGCTACAAATATCCCCTGTATAAACTCCTTCCCATTCATGCCCGTGTTCACCATCCTGACTTCCCCGGATTCAATCTGGTAGTAAAAATGTGCTTCTTCCCCCTCGGTAAAGATAACCCGGCCTTTTTCCGCTGTTAACCGGATAGCACCCCATTTCCTCAGCAGGTCGGTGTGGATAATCATTGTGAATGATTTATTAACTATACCAAAGCTAGCCCTACCCGTCATCCGGATAAATGATTGAAAACAGTTTTCCTGATGATTAGTATCAAGACCGTTTTTATGATCTGGATCATATCCTCGCACTTTTAAGTAGCGTAATGTTGTACTCAGGTATTGTCAGAACACAATCTTTAATAAATGAAAAAGTACGTTTACATAGCAGTGCTCCTGGGGCTGACCTGGGCCTGCTCAAATAACAGCCAACCTCCCAAAGAGGAATCCCCGGCACCTGTAGTTGAAGACAATAGTCTTGCAAGTTCCAATTCTGCATCAGCATACGATTCCATCAAAGGGGCAGGGAAATTTACTAATGTAGCCCTTAGCGCCACATTAGATCAGAAAATGATTGCCGCAGGCAAAACCGTGTACGAAGTAAAATGTGCCGCCTGCCATAAGCTAACCGACGAAAAGCTGGTGGGACCCGGCTGGAAAGGTGTTACGAAGAAAAAATCCGCTGAATGGATTATGAACTTTGTCACCAACACTGATGAGATGATCGACAAAGATCCTCATGCTCAGGCTATGCTGGCAGTTTGTATGGTTCGCATGCCAAACCAGCACCTGACTGATGAGGAAACAAGAGACGTATTTGAATTTATGCGTAACAATGATTCATCTAAATAGTTATTCTATGCGGTTATGTTCAATAGCGGTGCTTATCATAGCACTCGCATCCTGTAAACCACGTAATGAAGCCGGCGCCATCAATGCAGGTGCTGCTGAAAAAGTTTACGTTGCACCGGGTAAATACGACGAGTTCTACAACTTCGTTTCCGGTGGTTTTAATGGTCAGGTGTCTGTTTATGGTATTCCTTCTGGCCGTTTGCTCAAAATTATCCCTGTATTCTCTGTAATGCCTGAAAATGGCTATGGATATAGCGAAGAAACTAAACCTATGCTGGAAACCTCTCACGGTTCTCTGCCATGGGATGACCAACACCACCTGGAACTGTCTCAGAAAGATGGTACCCCAGATGGTCGCTGGCTCTTCGCTAATGCCAACAACACTCCAAGGGTAGCACGTATCAACCTCGCTACTTTCAGAACAGAAGAGATCATCGAACTGCCTAACAGCGCCGGTAACCACTCTTCTCCTTTCTGTACTGAAAACACAGAATATGTAGTAGCGGGTACCCGCTTCAGCGTTCCTGTTGGTGACAATCAGGACGTACCTATCGCTGATTACAAGAAGTCTTTCAACGGTACCGTGAGCTTTATCAAAATTGATTCCAGCAATGGTCGCATGTCTCTGGCTTTCCAGTTGCTGACCCCTGCTATCAACTTTGACCTGAGCCATGCCGGTAAAGGACCAAGCCACGACTGGTTCTTCTTTTCCTGCTACAATGTAGAACAGGCACATACCCTGCTTGAAGTAAACGCTTCTCAGCGTGATAAAGACTTCATCATGGCGGTGAACTGGAAGAAAGCGGAAGAATTTATCCGTAATAACAAAGGTACATTGAAGAACTCCCGTTATGCACACAACGTGTATAATGAAACGACTCACAGCGCTACTTCTGCTATCGAAACCAAAGTGCTGACACTGGATCCATCTCAACTGAAAGATTTCGTGTACTTCATTCCCTGTCCTAAATCTCCACATGGTGTTGATATCGACCCAAGCGGTGAATATATCGTAGGTAGTGGTAAACTGGCGGCACTCATTCCTGTATTCTCTTTTACCAAACTGATGACGGCAATTGAGAAGAAAGATTTTGATGGCGACTACCAGGGTATCCCTGTTGTTAAATACGAATCAGCCCTGTACGGTGAAGTACAGAAACCAGGCCTTGGTCCATTGCACACTGAGTTCGACGGAAAGGGCAATGCGTATACTTCCTTCTTCGTTTCTTCCGAAGTAGTGAAATGGAGCATCAAAGACCTGAAAGTACTCGACAGAAAACCTACTTATTATTCCGTAGGGCACCTGTGTATTCCAGGCGGCGATACCAAACATCCTTTTGGCAAATACCTGATTGCATATAACAAGATCACAAAAGACCGCTATCTGCCTACAGGTCCTGAGCTGGCTCAAAGTGCACAGCTGTACGACATCTCAGGTGATAAGATGGAACTGTTGCTGGACTTCCCTACTGTAGGTGAACCTCACTATGCACAGGCACTGCCTGCTGACCTGATTAAGAATAACTCTGTGAAGTATTTCAAGATCGAGGAAAACAAACATCCTTATGTAACAAAGGGTGAAAAAGAAGCGAAGGTAGTTCGTGAAGGTAACAAAGTACATGTGTATATCACTTCTATACGTTCCCACTTTACACCTGATAACATCGAAGGTGTATGTGTTGGCGATGAAGTATATTTCCATGTTACTAACCTGGAACAGGATTGGGATATTCCACACGGCTTTGCTGTGAAAGGTGCTGCCAATGCAGAGATCCTGATCATGCCTGGCGAAACCTGTACACTGAAGTGGGTACCAGATGCAGAAGGTGTTTATCCAATATACTGTACTGACTTCTGTAGCGCGTTGCACCAGGAAATGCAGGGTTATGTAAGAGTATCTAAAGCTGGTGCAAACACACCACTCAAGTACGGTACTAACCTACCTGATAGTGCAGTAGCGAAAAACTAAACTGATCATAATGCAAAGAAAATTGTCAACCCGTTTTCGGGCAATCATTTTCATGCTTTCATTGGCGATGGTGGCAGTGCTCTATTTTCCTATCTGGAAAATAGAGCTGGCCGCTCCCCAATACCCGGAAGGCCTGACGTTGAAAATTGCTGCTAACGGATTACGCGGGGATGTGGATATCGTGAATGGATTGAACCATTACATTGGTATGCAAACATTGCACACCGAAGATTTTATAGAGTTTAAGATCTTACCTTTTATACTGGGGGGATTGGCTGTGCTTGGGTTTGTTGTATGTGCACTGAATAACAGAAAGGTATATTATGGGTGGGTGGTATTGTTCCTGCTGGTAGCGGTTGTTGCGATGGTTGATTTTTACAGATGGGAATATAACTATGGTCATCACCTGAATCCCGAAGCGCCAATCAGGGTACCGGGCATGGCATATCAGCCACCATTACTGGGTTATAAACAGTTGTTGAATTTCGGGGCGTATTCTATACCCGATGTAGGTGGATGGATCTTTATTGGAGTAGGAGCGTTGTTGGTGTTGCTCTCATTTAAATTTAAGAAAGGTTTTTTTGTAGTGGCAGGGTTGACGTTGGGATTACAGAGTTGTAGTTCAGGTCCTGCACCTATCAGGTATGGACAGGATGCTTGTGACTTCTGTAAAATGGGCTTTACAGACAAGCGTTTTGGTGCAGAGATCGTAACAAAGAAGGGGAAGGTTTTTAAGTATGACGATGTGCATTGTTTGCTGGCGGCATTAAAAGCTGGCGGACAGGAAGTAGGCGGGATCTGGTTTCTGGACTTTACTGATGGACAATGGATCAAAGCGGAAGATAGCAGGTTATTGCACAATACTGCATTTCATTCTCCAATGGGTAGTGACATTGCTGCGTTTGCAGACAGTGTGCATATGAAAGAATTTAACGGAGAATCACTCACATGGAAAGGGCTATATCGGTAATAATTTTATGGCTGTTGTCTTTGCAGGCATGGGCCGGGGTATTGACGGTGAAAGGGTCTATAAAAGAAACCTTGCAGCGGGCAGTGGCAGGTGATACTGTTGTAGTACCCGCAGGTGTTTACTACGAAAAAGGCCTGGTGATTGATAAAGCTATTTATCTGAAAGGGATCAACAAGCCGGTTCTGGATGGAGAGAATAAATATGAAGTGATATTGATACTGTCCAGTCATGTGACGGTGGATGGATTTGTGATCAGGCATTCCGGTTTTTCTGACTGGAAAGATCTGGCAGGAATCAAACTGGGCAATGTGCGGCATGTGACGATTCAAAACAATGTACTGGAAGAAACGTTCTTTGGCATTTACTGTCAGCAGTCTGATAGCTGCACCATACAAAACAATACATTGCGTTCCAATGCCAGTCAGCGTATTCAATCCGGAAATGGTATTCATTGCTGGCACTGTGATGGCATGCAACTGATAGGGAATACGGTCACGCAGCACAGAGATGGTATCTACTTTGAGTTTGTAACGAATTCACTGATCAAAGGGAATCATAGTTTTAAAAATGTGCGGTATGGTTTGCACTTTATGTTTTCGCACAATGACCACTATGAGGATAATATTTTTGATCACAACGAGGCGGGCGTATCTGTGATGTTTTCACATGGTGTGGATATGAAGCGGAATACATTCGCTGGCAATCAGGGTGGTGGTGCGTATGGAATATTGCTGAAAGAGATTACAGACAGCAAAATGGAGAAGAGCCACTTTGAAGACAATACGGTTGGGATTTATATGGAAGGTACCACGAGAGTGCAGGTGATGGACAATGTGTTTAAGGCAAATGGCTGGGCCATGAAGGTGCAGGCAAGTTGTTCTGAGAACAGAATCACCCGCAATAACTTTGTCGGCAACACATTTGATGTAGCGACGAATGGCTCACTGGTACTGAACAATTTTGATAATAATTACTGGGACAAATATGAAGGGTATGATCTGAACAGAGATGGAAAAGGAGACGTGCCTTATCACCCGGTGAGTTTGTATGCAATGGTGGCAGATAAGAACCCGGCTGTGATGATGTTGTTTCACAGTTTCATGGTGAGTTTGCTGGACCGGACGGAAAAAGTAATGCCGGGTATCACACCTGTGAACCTGGTGGATCGTGCACCGAGTATGAAACCCCTTTCATTATGATTCGTTTTACAAATATATACAAACGATTTGGCCGGCTACAGGCATTGGATAATATCAATCTCTTTTTTGAAGAAGGAAAGAGTATTGCTTTGATTGGACCAAATGGTAGTGGGAAGACCACTTTGATCAAGGGTCTGTTGGGAATGGTGGTGCCTGATAAGGGGGATATCGCTTTTAAAGGAGTTTCCGTATTAGGTAGTTGCGAATACAGGGGCAATATTGGTTATATGCCGCAGATAAGCAGTTATCCTGAGAATATGACTATTGCACAGGTGATAGAGATGATGAAGGATATCAGGCAGTATACAACGTTGGATGAAGACCTGGTACATGCCTTTAAATTGCCACAGCTGGCCAATAAGCGCATGCGGACATTATCTGGTGGTACAAGGCAGAAGGTGAGTGCTTGTCTGGCGTTTTTATTCAATCCTGAAGTGTTGGTGCTGGATGAACCTACTGCGGGATTGGACCCGGTAGCATCAGGGATTTTGCAGGACAAGATCCTGCAGGAGACAAAGAATGGTAAGCTGGTGCTAATCACCTCACATATCTTGTCGGAACTGGATGATCTGGTAGATGAGGTGGCGTATCTGCAGGATGGTAAAGTACAGTTTCATAAGCAGGTGGCAGAGTTGCAGGCGGAGACAGGGGAGCAAAAGTTAGTACGCGCAATAGCACGTATCATGGAAAATGGAGGACTATAAAAAAGGGTAATAAGCACACAGTGCATGTAATAGCACGTGTCATGGAAAATGGAGGACTATAAAAAAGGGTAATAAGCACACAGTGCATGTAATAGCATGTGTCATGGAAAATGGAGGACTATGAAAAAGATTATTAAATACGTATTACTAGACATCTTACGTAACAGGATATTGGTAAGTTATACAGTACTGCTATTGGTCGTGTCAATGTTATTACTCTGTCTTACAGACAACAGCACAAAAGCGTTACTGAGCTTATTAAATATCGTGCTGATTGTATTACCACTGGTGAGTATTATTTTTTCAACGATCTATTATTATAATGCATCGGCGTTTATAGAGTTGCTGGTTTGTCAGCCGTTGCGAAGAACGAAGATATTATTAAGTGTCTATACCGGATTGGGGTTGTCATTGCTGATTGCATTTGTAGTAGGAGTGGGGGTACCGTTAATGATCTTTGACGGGAGTATGACGGCGGTGTTGTTGATATTGGTAGGCATGGCGCTGACAGTGATCTTTTCAGCGCTGGCCATTTTAGGATCTGTGATTATGCGTGACAAGGCGAGAGGCATTGGGGTAGCGATATTGGCGTGGTTTTATTTCTCCTTGTTGTATGATGGGTTGGTGCTGTTTCTCTTGTTTCAGTTCAGCGACTATCCGTTGGAGAAACCGGCAGTCGTGATGGGAGCATTGAACCCGATAGATCTGGGTAGAATCATAGTTTTATTAAGATTGGATAGTTCTGCGATGATGGGGTATACAGGCGCGGTGTTTGCCTCATTTTTCGGAAGCGTGGGTGGTATGCTCACGGGTTTTACACTCTTGTTATTATGGATGGGGTGGCCGTTATGCTGCGCGCTGCGGCGATTTAATAGAAAAGACTTGTAATCAAATTTAACAATTTCAACATGGTAAGAAATAATGTAATCACAGTCGGAGAAATGGCTGGAAAGGACTATCGCATGGCTGATGTTTTCAGAGGTTTTGGTATCGATTTTTGTTGTGGTGGCGGTCAGACCATTGCGCAGGCTGCAACACAGGGTGGTATTACAGAAGAAGAGCTGTGGACAGCACTGGAAACGGCAGCGTTAAAGGCGAAACAGCCAGCGAGCGACTTCAGTGTATTAGCACCTCAGTTACTGGCAGAACACATTCTGAGTACACACCATAAATATGTGAAAGAAGCATTGCCAGTGATCTGGGAGTTTGCACAGAAGGTAGCAGGACATCATGGGGATACGCATCCAGAGCTGATTGATCTGAGAGCTGCTGTGCTGCGTGAAGCAGAAGATCTGCTGGATCATCTGGAAAAAGAAGAACAGATCCTGTTCCCGGCTATCAAACAAATGGCTGCTGGCGAAACAGGGCTGCCATATGTAAAAGGTGCGGTAGAAAGTATGATGAAAGAACACAGTTCATCAGGAGAATCACTGGAAGAATGGCGTAGGTTGACGAATAATTACCAGGTGCCGGAAGGTGCGTGCAATTCATACAGATTCCTCTTTGAGAAATTGCAGGAGTTCGATACAGACTTAAGACAACATATTCATTTAGAGAATAACATTTTATTTCCCAAGGCTTTGGCAATGTTGCAGGAAGCTTAAATGAGCGTTTTTTCGTTAAAGAGCTAAAGAGCTAATGAGTGACCGGGGGCTTTCCAGCCTTCGGTTTTTAATTTACATCTTTACCATTCATTTCAATCCCTTTATCCAGGTTACCATCGTAGATACATACCCATTCCTTTCATTCCATGATCTGCAAAAGGTAACTTTTGGCAATATCACTTCCAGAGAAAGGAGGCCTTACCTCCGGGTTCTGTTTCATGAGAACCTTTGGCTGTTAGTAACATGATCGGAATATGCCTCTTAAGTGCTTTAGTTTTTAAAGGTTCATTGATGTATGTATTCATAATACGTGGTGGTAAATTATGGGCATAAAGTAAGCCCATATAGGCAGAATAGTCTATAAAATGTAAGAGAAATTGGTGAAAAATTGTAGACTTTAGTATTGATTTTCAATACTTTTCCTAACAGCGTCTTCTGCTTCCTGCAAAACTACCTCTGCAGAGCGACCTGCAGGTTCGATAGGAGTGAGTACGGACCAACTCATTTTTTCGAATGTGCCCAGTGGGAAATTTCCATACCTGAAAAACTTCCAGCTACCATTAATGGCGACAGGAACGATGAGTGCCTGAGGAACTTTTTTAAGCAGGATGCTGACGCCCCCGGTCATGAAAGGCTTCATTTCGCCCTTCCGGCTACGGGTACCTTCGGGGAAGATAACGGCAGACCAGTTCTTTTCCTGCATACGGGTACCTAGCTTGAGCAGTTCACCCATAGATTGCTTTTTGTCTTTGCGGTCGATGTTGGCCGCACCACCATATTTAAGGTTAAAAC is a genomic window of Chitinophaga sp. LS1 containing:
- a CDS encoding NAD(P)/FAD-dependent oxidoreductase, whose translation is MKKIAIVGGGPGGLTLARLLQVKGVSSVKVYERDINKDARVQGATLDLHEESGLAALREAGLIPAFMENYRPGADKIRILDKDANIIVDEHAGQKVEYRPEIDRGPLRKILLESLADDTVVWDSQFADMERSGEGWLLQFKNGTTAYADIVVGADGANSKIRPFLTPIKPFFVGMTAVEGSVYDASEKVPEMVELVKGGKLFIFGDSKTLIVSAKGDGTLSFYAGFQSAADWEIQGSVLDWFKSAFKGWAPIYESLIANVSGGVIPRPQYCMPLDQDWEAQANLTMLGDAAHLMPPYAGEGVNMAMLDALELSRCLTEGEDMLAAIAKYEREMRERASATAAMTLEQTEVLHGPDAMQHMLGLVS
- a CDS encoding Crp/Fnr family transcriptional regulator, giving the protein MIIHTDLLRKWGAIRLTAEKGRVIFTEGEEAHFYYQIESGEVRMVNTGMNGKEFIQGIFVAGDSFGEPPLFTGMGYPAAAVADSDSVILRLPKPTFIQLLKENPEIHYAFTTLLAMRLRQKSILSREMTCSEPAVLIRGVLKRYTVPELLQGKLRVTLTRQQIADMTGLRVETVIRTIRGMYKKGDLLVNKGKVYV
- a CDS encoding c-type cytochrome → MKKYVYIAVLLGLTWACSNNSQPPKEESPAPVVEDNSLASSNSASAYDSIKGAGKFTNVALSATLDQKMIAAGKTVYEVKCAACHKLTDEKLVGPGWKGVTKKKSAEWIMNFVTNTDEMIDKDPHAQAMLAVCMVRMPNQHLTDEETRDVFEFMRNNDSSK
- the nosZ gene encoding Sec-dependent nitrous-oxide reductase, giving the protein MRLCSIAVLIIALASCKPRNEAGAINAGAAEKVYVAPGKYDEFYNFVSGGFNGQVSVYGIPSGRLLKIIPVFSVMPENGYGYSEETKPMLETSHGSLPWDDQHHLELSQKDGTPDGRWLFANANNTPRVARINLATFRTEEIIELPNSAGNHSSPFCTENTEYVVAGTRFSVPVGDNQDVPIADYKKSFNGTVSFIKIDSSNGRMSLAFQLLTPAINFDLSHAGKGPSHDWFFFSCYNVEQAHTLLEVNASQRDKDFIMAVNWKKAEEFIRNNKGTLKNSRYAHNVYNETTHSATSAIETKVLTLDPSQLKDFVYFIPCPKSPHGVDIDPSGEYIVGSGKLAALIPVFSFTKLMTAIEKKDFDGDYQGIPVVKYESALYGEVQKPGLGPLHTEFDGKGNAYTSFFVSSEVVKWSIKDLKVLDRKPTYYSVGHLCIPGGDTKHPFGKYLIAYNKITKDRYLPTGPELAQSAQLYDISGDKMELLLDFPTVGEPHYAQALPADLIKNNSVKYFKIEENKHPYVTKGEKEAKVVREGNKVHVYITSIRSHFTPDNIEGVCVGDEVYFHVTNLEQDWDIPHGFAVKGAANAEILIMPGETCTLKWVPDAEGVYPIYCTDFCSALHQEMQGYVRVSKAGANTPLKYGTNLPDSAVAKN
- a CDS encoding nitrous oxide reductase accessory protein NosL, with the protein product MQRKLSTRFRAIIFMLSLAMVAVLYFPIWKIELAAPQYPEGLTLKIAANGLRGDVDIVNGLNHYIGMQTLHTEDFIEFKILPFILGGLAVLGFVVCALNNRKVYYGWVVLFLLVAVVAMVDFYRWEYNYGHHLNPEAPIRVPGMAYQPPLLGYKQLLNFGAYSIPDVGGWIFIGVGALLVLLSFKFKKGFFVVAGLTLGLQSCSSGPAPIRYGQDACDFCKMGFTDKRFGAEIVTKKGKVFKYDDVHCLLAALKAGGQEVGGIWFLDFTDGQWIKAEDSRLLHNTAFHSPMGSDIAAFADSVHMKEFNGESLTWKGLYR
- a CDS encoding nitrous oxide reductase family maturation protein NosD, which translates into the protein MERAISVIILWLLSLQAWAGVLTVKGSIKETLQRAVAGDTVVVPAGVYYEKGLVIDKAIYLKGINKPVLDGENKYEVILILSSHVTVDGFVIRHSGFSDWKDLAGIKLGNVRHVTIQNNVLEETFFGIYCQQSDSCTIQNNTLRSNASQRIQSGNGIHCWHCDGMQLIGNTVTQHRDGIYFEFVTNSLIKGNHSFKNVRYGLHFMFSHNDHYEDNIFDHNEAGVSVMFSHGVDMKRNTFAGNQGGGAYGILLKEITDSKMEKSHFEDNTVGIYMEGTTRVQVMDNVFKANGWAMKVQASCSENRITRNNFVGNTFDVATNGSLVLNNFDNNYWDKYEGYDLNRDGKGDVPYHPVSLYAMVADKNPAVMMLFHSFMVSLLDRTEKVMPGITPVNLVDRAPSMKPLSL
- a CDS encoding ABC transporter ATP-binding protein; translation: MIRFTNIYKRFGRLQALDNINLFFEEGKSIALIGPNGSGKTTLIKGLLGMVVPDKGDIAFKGVSVLGSCEYRGNIGYMPQISSYPENMTIAQVIEMMKDIRQYTTLDEDLVHAFKLPQLANKRMRTLSGGTRQKVSACLAFLFNPEVLVLDEPTAGLDPVASGILQDKILQETKNGKLVLITSHILSELDDLVDEVAYLQDGKVQFHKQVAELQAETGEQKLVRAIARIMENGGL
- a CDS encoding ABC transporter permease subunit, whose product is MKKIIKYVLLDILRNRILVSYTVLLLVVSMLLLCLTDNSTKALLSLLNIVLIVLPLVSIIFSTIYYYNASAFIELLVCQPLRRTKILLSVYTGLGLSLLIAFVVGVGVPLMIFDGSMTAVLLILVGMALTVIFSALAILGSVIMRDKARGIGVAILAWFYFSLLYDGLVLFLLFQFSDYPLEKPAVVMGALNPIDLGRIIVLLRLDSSAMMGYTGAVFASFFGSVGGMLTGFTLLLLWMGWPLCCALRRFNRKDL
- the ric gene encoding iron-sulfur cluster repair di-iron protein, giving the protein MVRNNVITVGEMAGKDYRMADVFRGFGIDFCCGGGQTIAQAATQGGITEEELWTALETAALKAKQPASDFSVLAPQLLAEHILSTHHKYVKEALPVIWEFAQKVAGHHGDTHPELIDLRAAVLREAEDLLDHLEKEEQILFPAIKQMAAGETGLPYVKGAVESMMKEHSSSGESLEEWRRLTNNYQVPEGACNSYRFLFEKLQEFDTDLRQHIHLENNILFPKALAMLQEA
- a CDS encoding lysophospholipid acyltransferase family protein — its product is MKKLPGYILSPIHYLFFGGFLLIFHPIQWLCLKLGGYKAHKTSVDILNGLLSSTYMILGCRARFVNHQTLPNDRPIIFVANHQSMYDIPPLIWHLRKYHAKFVSKIELASGIPSISFNLKYGGAANIDRKDKKQSMGELLKLGTRMQEKNWSAVIFPEGTRSRKGEMKPFMTGGVSILLKKVPQALIVPVAINGSWKFFRYGNFPLGTFEKMSWSVLTPIEPAGRSAEVVLQEAEDAVRKSIENQY